In a single window of the Drosophila albomicans strain 15112-1751.03 chromosome 3, ASM965048v2, whole genome shotgun sequence genome:
- the LOC117571257 gene encoding cilia- and flagella-associated protein 61 isoform X3, with the protein MIVAQGSVASASMFKVSSIHGQIVYSNNSETLNKFCLAEAIYLKFMYIFEKIMTIKYYISQHKKTINLCYNKENLQKNEDGVQKASNVFAVKFICAHKDFPLERLFNFLCAMFSVFPDRDYCIMAIPTSTKPLRSHLEALKYFMPVAQRPSEMSNLDEVYITHRSTIFGEISLYRLEREDVETVQRLAMDLKIDFESKSISYSSSFSYSSKVNTHVHTDNEVRVIEQIMEDVLENPHSEFDVFTIRCGNSSKPAHDNTPIGFVIVRRFLYHRDLLLHYHLPKDDHHLDHERAEIITLKLHPLFNNSCDLIFRSLAGRTNYFDYYFFCGRKANIFSNDLKTLMMLVEPRPRKKNVFNTLPSIIKSPKTIVGLPSYNYFNDHLTVFRHKLNPSKFFGNSNRLVIIGFSSECRAFLRQLLFVWNSKNHKNSKTYTCLPRLQVTVIAEPGIVEAEYECTFICPECANSRSKSCFMYYENSSCYVRDVIARMDLRYWVQFITGHVNYIDREKKLVRINKACDVVYDTLMLMNSVNFNLKDTLPFDEQERRPYNFIQLNHRLDRFIMFYKVRVLLEELKRSYRIVIFGSNLSTYEFIDFLLTHGVDPTHVILVQPREVTPSEEEQKYKNPMDDTNIGYVLDDMLSDIDLTIYRDFTFSHWVQHAASNFILEVVFTDCYKNALRLDCDIFVSFRVGYMDPIVKKCLIDSDIQLRNNKILVNKKFQTNDPDIYAVGNFIQFNEPVNHQYRFTSEMETAQKLMHIMGLRESEKPYEEKYMYPAFFRATLPMDYYITKVTMPCRYLSSCVVNCMNCSLTTYYHNTFCRIGLSQKMIVDEIVVVTKRSSSLDYLEHFCGKHESMLNNLKAHHKNGDIKCFLKFLQEPWTELLMHEDFEDLQQQNRKILMPMIKNLQNLKDSPEQHLHDVNKHFLEQNLLDFVRENRKDFKHEFALPEDYVEENFG; encoded by the exons ATGATAGTGGCACAAGGTAG CGTGGCAAGTGCCAGCATGTTCAAAGTAAGCTCAATTCATGGTCAAATTGTTTATTCGAATAATTCGGAGACACTCAATAAATTCTGTTTGGCTGAAGcgatttatttgaaattcatgtACATATTCGAAA AGATTATGACAATCAAGTACTACATTAGTCAACATAAGAAGACGATCAATCTGTGTTATAATAAGGAAAATCTACAGAAAAACGAGGATGGCGTGCAGAAGGCTTCAAATGTCTTTGCGGTCAAATTTATCTGCGCTCACAAGGACTTTCCGCTTGAACGTTTGTTCAACTTTCTGTGTGCCATGTTCTCGGTGTTTCCCGATCGCGACTATTGCATTATGGCTATACCAACGAGTACGAAGCCGTTACGGAGTCACCTGGAGGCGTTGAAATACTTCATG CCGGTAGCCCAACGACCCAGCGAAATGAGCAACTTGGATGAGGTCTACATAACACATCGCAGTACAATCTTTGGCGAAATTAG CTTGTATAGGCTGGAAAGAGAGGACGTCGAAACCGTTCAGCGGTTGGCAATGGACCTGAAAATCGACTTCGAGAGCAAGAGCATATCGTATAGCAGCAGTTTCTCCTACAGTTCAAAGGTCAACACACACGTGCATACAGACAATGAAGTGCGAGTCATTGAGCAGATCATGGAGGATGTGTTGGAGAATCCGCACAGCGAGTTTGATGTCTTTACCATACGATGCGGTAACTCCAGTAAACCCGCCCATGATAATACGCCCATTGGCTTTGTGATCGTGCGGCGTTTCCTTTACCATCGCGATCTGTTGCTCCATTATCATCTGCCCAAGGACGATCATCATTTGGATCATGAGCGCGCTGAGATCATCACGTTGAAGTTGCATCCGCTATTCAACAATAGCTGCGATCTCATCTTTCGTAGTTTGGCGGGACGCACAAATTATTTCGATTACTATTTCTTTTGTGGACGGAAA GCTAATATATTCTCGAATGATTTGAAAACGCTGATGATGCTTGTTGAGCCTCGGccaagaaagaaaaatgtattcaatacGTTGCCATCAATTATAAAGAGCCCGAAAACAATTGTGGGACTGCCCAGCTACAATTACTTTAACGATCACCTAACCGTCTTTCGTCACAAGCTGAATCCATCAAAGTTTTTTGGCAACTCCAATCGTTTGGTCATCATTGGCTTCTCATCCGAGTGTCGAGCATTTCTGCGCCAGCTGCTATTTGTCTGGAACAGTAAAAA CCACAAGAACTCAAAGACCTACACTTGCTTGCCCCGCTTGCAAGTCACAGTCATTGCCGAGCCAGGCATAGTGGAAGCGGAATATGAGTGCACCTTTATTTGCCCCGAATGCGCTAATTCGCGCTCGAAGAGCTGCTTCATGTACTACGAGAATAGTTCGTGCTATGTGCGCGATGTGATTGCTCGCATGGATCTCAGATATTGGGTACAGTTCATCACTGGGCACGTGAACTACATTGATCGTGAGAAGAAGTTGGTGCGCATTAACAAGGCCTGCGACGTCGTCTACGATACTTTGATGCTGATGAACAGCGTCAACTTCAATTTGAAGGACACGCTGCCCTTCGACGAACAGGAACGACGTCCCTATAATTTCATACAGCTCAATCATCGTCTCGATCGCTTCATAATGTTCTACAAGGTTCGAGTGCTCTTGGAGGAGCTTAAGCGTAGCTATCGCATCGTTATCTTTGGCTCCAATCTGAGCACTTATGAGTTCATTGACTTTCTCTTGACACACGGAGTGGATCCCACGCATGTGATTCTTGTGCAGCCTCGCGAGGTGACTCCATCGGAGGAGGAGCAGAAGTATAAGAATCCCATGGATGATACAAATATTGGTTACGTACTCGACGATATGTTGTCCGATATCGATTTAACCATTTATAGAGATTTTACCTTCTCACATTGGGTGCAACATGCCGCTTCTAATTTCATACTTGAAGTTGTCTTTACGGACTGCTATAAGAACGCGTTAAGACTTGATTGTGATATCTTCGTCTCCTTTAGAGTGGGCTATATGGATCCAATTGTTAAGAAGt GTTTAATCGATTCGGATATTCAGCttcgaaataataaaattctgGTTAACAAGAAGTTTCAGACAAACGATCCTGACATTTATGCCGTGGGTAATTTCATACAGTTCAATGAGCCCGTAAATCATCAATATCGTTTTACTAGCGAAATGGAAACGGCGCAAAAG CTTATGCACATTATGGGTCTGCGTGAGTCCGAGAAACCTTATGAGGAGAAATACATGTATCCCGCTTTTTTTCGTGCCACTTTGCCCATGGATTATTACATCACAAAGGTGACGATGCCATGTCGTTACCTGTCCAGCTGCGTTGTCAATTGCATGAACTGTTCTCTAACCACCTATTATCATAATACCTTTTGCCGCATTGGTCTCTCGCAGAAGATGATTGTGGATGAAATTGTTGTAGTCACCAAACGT tCATCAAGTCTTGACTATTTGGAACACTTTTGTGGCAAGCACGAGTCGAtgctaaacaatttaaagGCTCACCATAAGAATGGCGACATCAAGTGTTTTCTGAAGTTCTTGCAAGAGCCCTGGACAGAGCTCTTGATGCATGAAGATTTCGAGGATCTTCAGCAACAGAATCGAAAAATACTCATGCCCATGATAAAAAATCTTCAAAAT CTTAAGGATTCGCCGGAGCAACATCTACATGATGTCAACAAGCATTTTTTGGAACAAAATCTTCTGGATTTTGTGCGCGAGAATCGCAAGGATTTTAAACATGAGTTTGCTCTACCCGAGGACTATGTGGAAGAGAACTTTGGCtag
- the LOC117571257 gene encoding cilia- and flagella-associated protein 61 isoform X1: MQREYKVRRATVDDTDAIAHLTYVQKAKSFGNKRSKYGDNDSLFNSYQTLRLVVETNKLVGDGNGSVEGVEMEVENIVVAYAELRNYPAIGSLPSDSWLEWLHERYCINYPISWVNTLFFTYVVYAEAHPNTLLHIQREAFYIENRIMYLIAVKMPELDDISSYYSENFEDMEKYAKIFYPREFSIQTNSDTQSLYIVHRYSLLSKINYRKALAEDNDDIVEIHECEFPEMRAELGDFYIAEELMRHDKEAKNNVLIVAETENDLKEQTTSGFLWLESEVDIRFYVKNYELESFGNLISFNYTKPYGFEVINVLSVEPKPEATLFTADAMDDLESSTIIGGVPRNDSGTSVASASMFKVSSIHGQIVYSNNSETLNKFCLAEAIYLKFMYIFEKIMTIKYYISQHKKTINLCYNKENLQKNEDGVQKASNVFAVKFICAHKDFPLERLFNFLCAMFSVFPDRDYCIMAIPTSTKPLRSHLEALKYFMPVAQRPSEMSNLDEVYITHRSTIFGEISLYRLEREDVETVQRLAMDLKIDFESKSISYSSSFSYSSKVNTHVHTDNEVRVIEQIMEDVLENPHSEFDVFTIRCGNSSKPAHDNTPIGFVIVRRFLYHRDLLLHYHLPKDDHHLDHERAEIITLKLHPLFNNSCDLIFRSLAGRTNYFDYYFFCGRKANIFSNDLKTLMMLVEPRPRKKNVFNTLPSIIKSPKTIVGLPSYNYFNDHLTVFRHKLNPSKFFGNSNRLVIIGFSSECRAFLRQLLFVWNSKNHKNSKTYTCLPRLQVTVIAEPGIVEAEYECTFICPECANSRSKSCFMYYENSSCYVRDVIARMDLRYWVQFITGHVNYIDREKKLVRINKACDVVYDTLMLMNSVNFNLKDTLPFDEQERRPYNFIQLNHRLDRFIMFYKVRVLLEELKRSYRIVIFGSNLSTYEFIDFLLTHGVDPTHVILVQPREVTPSEEEQKYKNPMDDTNIGYVLDDMLSDIDLTIYRDFTFSHWVQHAASNFILEVVFTDCYKNALRLDCDIFVSFRVGYMDPIVKKCLIDSDIQLRNNKILVNKKFQTNDPDIYAVGNFIQFNEPVNHQYRFTSEMETAQKLMHIMGLRESEKPYEEKYMYPAFFRATLPMDYYITKVTMPCRYLSSCVVNCMNCSLTTYYHNTFCRIGLSQKMIVDEIVVVTKRSSSLDYLEHFCGKHESMLNNLKAHHKNGDIKCFLKFLQEPWTELLMHEDFEDLQQQNRKILMPMIKNLQNLKDSPEQHLHDVNKHFLEQNLLDFVRENRKDFKHEFALPEDYVEENFG, from the exons ATGCAGCGGGAATACAAGGTACGGCGAGCAACCGTCGATGATACCGATGCAATTGCCCATTTAACCTATGTGCAGAAGGCCAAAAGCTTTGGCAACAAGCGTTCCAAATATGGTGACAATGATTCGCTATTCAACAGCTATCAGACGTTGCGACTGGTTGTCGAGACCAACAAATTAGTCGGTGACGGGAACGGTAGCGTGGAGGGGGTGGAGATGGAGGTGGAGAACATTGTGGTGGCCTATGCCGAGTTACGTAATTATCCGGCAATTGGCTCATTGCCCAGCGACAGCTGGTTGGAATGGTTGCACGAGAGATACTG CATCAACTATCCCATAAGCTGGGTGAACACGCTCTTCTTCACCTACGTTGTCTATGCCGAGGCTCATCCAAATACACTGCTTCACATTCAGCGCGAGGCTTTCTATATAGAAAATCGcataatgtatttaattgcTGTGAAAATGCCAGAATTGGACGACATTTCTAGTTACTACAGCGAAAACTTTGAAGATATGGAAAAGTATGCCAAGATCTTCTATCCACGCGAGTTTAGCATTCAAACCAACTCGGACACACAGTCCTTATACATTGTGCATCGCTATAGTTTGCTGTCAAAGATCAATTACCGCAAGGCGCT TGCTGAGGACAATGATGACATCGTGGAGATACATGAATGCGAGTTTCCCGAGATGCGCGCCGAGTTAGGAGATTTTTATATAGCCGAAGAGCTGATGCGTCATGATAAGGAGGCCAAGAATAATGTGCTGATTGTCGCCGAGACGGAAAATGATCTCAAGGAGCAAACAACGTCTGGCTTTTTGTGGCTCGAGTCGGAGGTTGACATTCGATTCTATGTCAAGAACTACGAGCTGGAAAGTTTTGGCAATTTAATCAGTTTCAATTACACAAAGCCCTATGGCTTTGAGGTCATCAACGTTCT ATCAGTGGAGCCAAAGCCAGAGGCGACGCTTTTTACGGCGGATGCCATGGACGATCTAGAGAGTTCGACGATTATTGGAGGCGTGCCTCGCAATGATAGTGGCACAAG CGTGGCAAGTGCCAGCATGTTCAAAGTAAGCTCAATTCATGGTCAAATTGTTTATTCGAATAATTCGGAGACACTCAATAAATTCTGTTTGGCTGAAGcgatttatttgaaattcatgtACATATTCGAAA AGATTATGACAATCAAGTACTACATTAGTCAACATAAGAAGACGATCAATCTGTGTTATAATAAGGAAAATCTACAGAAAAACGAGGATGGCGTGCAGAAGGCTTCAAATGTCTTTGCGGTCAAATTTATCTGCGCTCACAAGGACTTTCCGCTTGAACGTTTGTTCAACTTTCTGTGTGCCATGTTCTCGGTGTTTCCCGATCGCGACTATTGCATTATGGCTATACCAACGAGTACGAAGCCGTTACGGAGTCACCTGGAGGCGTTGAAATACTTCATG CCGGTAGCCCAACGACCCAGCGAAATGAGCAACTTGGATGAGGTCTACATAACACATCGCAGTACAATCTTTGGCGAAATTAG CTTGTATAGGCTGGAAAGAGAGGACGTCGAAACCGTTCAGCGGTTGGCAATGGACCTGAAAATCGACTTCGAGAGCAAGAGCATATCGTATAGCAGCAGTTTCTCCTACAGTTCAAAGGTCAACACACACGTGCATACAGACAATGAAGTGCGAGTCATTGAGCAGATCATGGAGGATGTGTTGGAGAATCCGCACAGCGAGTTTGATGTCTTTACCATACGATGCGGTAACTCCAGTAAACCCGCCCATGATAATACGCCCATTGGCTTTGTGATCGTGCGGCGTTTCCTTTACCATCGCGATCTGTTGCTCCATTATCATCTGCCCAAGGACGATCATCATTTGGATCATGAGCGCGCTGAGATCATCACGTTGAAGTTGCATCCGCTATTCAACAATAGCTGCGATCTCATCTTTCGTAGTTTGGCGGGACGCACAAATTATTTCGATTACTATTTCTTTTGTGGACGGAAA GCTAATATATTCTCGAATGATTTGAAAACGCTGATGATGCTTGTTGAGCCTCGGccaagaaagaaaaatgtattcaatacGTTGCCATCAATTATAAAGAGCCCGAAAACAATTGTGGGACTGCCCAGCTACAATTACTTTAACGATCACCTAACCGTCTTTCGTCACAAGCTGAATCCATCAAAGTTTTTTGGCAACTCCAATCGTTTGGTCATCATTGGCTTCTCATCCGAGTGTCGAGCATTTCTGCGCCAGCTGCTATTTGTCTGGAACAGTAAAAA CCACAAGAACTCAAAGACCTACACTTGCTTGCCCCGCTTGCAAGTCACAGTCATTGCCGAGCCAGGCATAGTGGAAGCGGAATATGAGTGCACCTTTATTTGCCCCGAATGCGCTAATTCGCGCTCGAAGAGCTGCTTCATGTACTACGAGAATAGTTCGTGCTATGTGCGCGATGTGATTGCTCGCATGGATCTCAGATATTGGGTACAGTTCATCACTGGGCACGTGAACTACATTGATCGTGAGAAGAAGTTGGTGCGCATTAACAAGGCCTGCGACGTCGTCTACGATACTTTGATGCTGATGAACAGCGTCAACTTCAATTTGAAGGACACGCTGCCCTTCGACGAACAGGAACGACGTCCCTATAATTTCATACAGCTCAATCATCGTCTCGATCGCTTCATAATGTTCTACAAGGTTCGAGTGCTCTTGGAGGAGCTTAAGCGTAGCTATCGCATCGTTATCTTTGGCTCCAATCTGAGCACTTATGAGTTCATTGACTTTCTCTTGACACACGGAGTGGATCCCACGCATGTGATTCTTGTGCAGCCTCGCGAGGTGACTCCATCGGAGGAGGAGCAGAAGTATAAGAATCCCATGGATGATACAAATATTGGTTACGTACTCGACGATATGTTGTCCGATATCGATTTAACCATTTATAGAGATTTTACCTTCTCACATTGGGTGCAACATGCCGCTTCTAATTTCATACTTGAAGTTGTCTTTACGGACTGCTATAAGAACGCGTTAAGACTTGATTGTGATATCTTCGTCTCCTTTAGAGTGGGCTATATGGATCCAATTGTTAAGAAGt GTTTAATCGATTCGGATATTCAGCttcgaaataataaaattctgGTTAACAAGAAGTTTCAGACAAACGATCCTGACATTTATGCCGTGGGTAATTTCATACAGTTCAATGAGCCCGTAAATCATCAATATCGTTTTACTAGCGAAATGGAAACGGCGCAAAAG CTTATGCACATTATGGGTCTGCGTGAGTCCGAGAAACCTTATGAGGAGAAATACATGTATCCCGCTTTTTTTCGTGCCACTTTGCCCATGGATTATTACATCACAAAGGTGACGATGCCATGTCGTTACCTGTCCAGCTGCGTTGTCAATTGCATGAACTGTTCTCTAACCACCTATTATCATAATACCTTTTGCCGCATTGGTCTCTCGCAGAAGATGATTGTGGATGAAATTGTTGTAGTCACCAAACGT tCATCAAGTCTTGACTATTTGGAACACTTTTGTGGCAAGCACGAGTCGAtgctaaacaatttaaagGCTCACCATAAGAATGGCGACATCAAGTGTTTTCTGAAGTTCTTGCAAGAGCCCTGGACAGAGCTCTTGATGCATGAAGATTTCGAGGATCTTCAGCAACAGAATCGAAAAATACTCATGCCCATGATAAAAAATCTTCAAAAT CTTAAGGATTCGCCGGAGCAACATCTACATGATGTCAACAAGCATTTTTTGGAACAAAATCTTCTGGATTTTGTGCGCGAGAATCGCAAGGATTTTAAACATGAGTTTGCTCTACCCGAGGACTATGTGGAAGAGAACTTTGGCtag
- the LOC117571257 gene encoding cilia- and flagella-associated protein 61 isoform X2, whose protein sequence is MALRSSTSVEPKPEATLFTADAMDDLESSTIIGGVPRNDSGTSVASASMFKVSSIHGQIVYSNNSETLNKFCLAEAIYLKFMYIFEKIMTIKYYISQHKKTINLCYNKENLQKNEDGVQKASNVFAVKFICAHKDFPLERLFNFLCAMFSVFPDRDYCIMAIPTSTKPLRSHLEALKYFMPVAQRPSEMSNLDEVYITHRSTIFGEISLYRLEREDVETVQRLAMDLKIDFESKSISYSSSFSYSSKVNTHVHTDNEVRVIEQIMEDVLENPHSEFDVFTIRCGNSSKPAHDNTPIGFVIVRRFLYHRDLLLHYHLPKDDHHLDHERAEIITLKLHPLFNNSCDLIFRSLAGRTNYFDYYFFCGRKANIFSNDLKTLMMLVEPRPRKKNVFNTLPSIIKSPKTIVGLPSYNYFNDHLTVFRHKLNPSKFFGNSNRLVIIGFSSECRAFLRQLLFVWNSKNHKNSKTYTCLPRLQVTVIAEPGIVEAEYECTFICPECANSRSKSCFMYYENSSCYVRDVIARMDLRYWVQFITGHVNYIDREKKLVRINKACDVVYDTLMLMNSVNFNLKDTLPFDEQERRPYNFIQLNHRLDRFIMFYKVRVLLEELKRSYRIVIFGSNLSTYEFIDFLLTHGVDPTHVILVQPREVTPSEEEQKYKNPMDDTNIGYVLDDMLSDIDLTIYRDFTFSHWVQHAASNFILEVVFTDCYKNALRLDCDIFVSFRVGYMDPIVKKCLIDSDIQLRNNKILVNKKFQTNDPDIYAVGNFIQFNEPVNHQYRFTSEMETAQKLMHIMGLRESEKPYEEKYMYPAFFRATLPMDYYITKVTMPCRYLSSCVVNCMNCSLTTYYHNTFCRIGLSQKMIVDEIVVVTKRSSSLDYLEHFCGKHESMLNNLKAHHKNGDIKCFLKFLQEPWTELLMHEDFEDLQQQNRKILMPMIKNLQNLKDSPEQHLHDVNKHFLEQNLLDFVRENRKDFKHEFALPEDYVEENFG, encoded by the exons ATGGCTTTGAGGTCATCAAC ATCAGTGGAGCCAAAGCCAGAGGCGACGCTTTTTACGGCGGATGCCATGGACGATCTAGAGAGTTCGACGATTATTGGAGGCGTGCCTCGCAATGATAGTGGCACAAG CGTGGCAAGTGCCAGCATGTTCAAAGTAAGCTCAATTCATGGTCAAATTGTTTATTCGAATAATTCGGAGACACTCAATAAATTCTGTTTGGCTGAAGcgatttatttgaaattcatgtACATATTCGAAA AGATTATGACAATCAAGTACTACATTAGTCAACATAAGAAGACGATCAATCTGTGTTATAATAAGGAAAATCTACAGAAAAACGAGGATGGCGTGCAGAAGGCTTCAAATGTCTTTGCGGTCAAATTTATCTGCGCTCACAAGGACTTTCCGCTTGAACGTTTGTTCAACTTTCTGTGTGCCATGTTCTCGGTGTTTCCCGATCGCGACTATTGCATTATGGCTATACCAACGAGTACGAAGCCGTTACGGAGTCACCTGGAGGCGTTGAAATACTTCATG CCGGTAGCCCAACGACCCAGCGAAATGAGCAACTTGGATGAGGTCTACATAACACATCGCAGTACAATCTTTGGCGAAATTAG CTTGTATAGGCTGGAAAGAGAGGACGTCGAAACCGTTCAGCGGTTGGCAATGGACCTGAAAATCGACTTCGAGAGCAAGAGCATATCGTATAGCAGCAGTTTCTCCTACAGTTCAAAGGTCAACACACACGTGCATACAGACAATGAAGTGCGAGTCATTGAGCAGATCATGGAGGATGTGTTGGAGAATCCGCACAGCGAGTTTGATGTCTTTACCATACGATGCGGTAACTCCAGTAAACCCGCCCATGATAATACGCCCATTGGCTTTGTGATCGTGCGGCGTTTCCTTTACCATCGCGATCTGTTGCTCCATTATCATCTGCCCAAGGACGATCATCATTTGGATCATGAGCGCGCTGAGATCATCACGTTGAAGTTGCATCCGCTATTCAACAATAGCTGCGATCTCATCTTTCGTAGTTTGGCGGGACGCACAAATTATTTCGATTACTATTTCTTTTGTGGACGGAAA GCTAATATATTCTCGAATGATTTGAAAACGCTGATGATGCTTGTTGAGCCTCGGccaagaaagaaaaatgtattcaatacGTTGCCATCAATTATAAAGAGCCCGAAAACAATTGTGGGACTGCCCAGCTACAATTACTTTAACGATCACCTAACCGTCTTTCGTCACAAGCTGAATCCATCAAAGTTTTTTGGCAACTCCAATCGTTTGGTCATCATTGGCTTCTCATCCGAGTGTCGAGCATTTCTGCGCCAGCTGCTATTTGTCTGGAACAGTAAAAA CCACAAGAACTCAAAGACCTACACTTGCTTGCCCCGCTTGCAAGTCACAGTCATTGCCGAGCCAGGCATAGTGGAAGCGGAATATGAGTGCACCTTTATTTGCCCCGAATGCGCTAATTCGCGCTCGAAGAGCTGCTTCATGTACTACGAGAATAGTTCGTGCTATGTGCGCGATGTGATTGCTCGCATGGATCTCAGATATTGGGTACAGTTCATCACTGGGCACGTGAACTACATTGATCGTGAGAAGAAGTTGGTGCGCATTAACAAGGCCTGCGACGTCGTCTACGATACTTTGATGCTGATGAACAGCGTCAACTTCAATTTGAAGGACACGCTGCCCTTCGACGAACAGGAACGACGTCCCTATAATTTCATACAGCTCAATCATCGTCTCGATCGCTTCATAATGTTCTACAAGGTTCGAGTGCTCTTGGAGGAGCTTAAGCGTAGCTATCGCATCGTTATCTTTGGCTCCAATCTGAGCACTTATGAGTTCATTGACTTTCTCTTGACACACGGAGTGGATCCCACGCATGTGATTCTTGTGCAGCCTCGCGAGGTGACTCCATCGGAGGAGGAGCAGAAGTATAAGAATCCCATGGATGATACAAATATTGGTTACGTACTCGACGATATGTTGTCCGATATCGATTTAACCATTTATAGAGATTTTACCTTCTCACATTGGGTGCAACATGCCGCTTCTAATTTCATACTTGAAGTTGTCTTTACGGACTGCTATAAGAACGCGTTAAGACTTGATTGTGATATCTTCGTCTCCTTTAGAGTGGGCTATATGGATCCAATTGTTAAGAAGt GTTTAATCGATTCGGATATTCAGCttcgaaataataaaattctgGTTAACAAGAAGTTTCAGACAAACGATCCTGACATTTATGCCGTGGGTAATTTCATACAGTTCAATGAGCCCGTAAATCATCAATATCGTTTTACTAGCGAAATGGAAACGGCGCAAAAG CTTATGCACATTATGGGTCTGCGTGAGTCCGAGAAACCTTATGAGGAGAAATACATGTATCCCGCTTTTTTTCGTGCCACTTTGCCCATGGATTATTACATCACAAAGGTGACGATGCCATGTCGTTACCTGTCCAGCTGCGTTGTCAATTGCATGAACTGTTCTCTAACCACCTATTATCATAATACCTTTTGCCGCATTGGTCTCTCGCAGAAGATGATTGTGGATGAAATTGTTGTAGTCACCAAACGT tCATCAAGTCTTGACTATTTGGAACACTTTTGTGGCAAGCACGAGTCGAtgctaaacaatttaaagGCTCACCATAAGAATGGCGACATCAAGTGTTTTCTGAAGTTCTTGCAAGAGCCCTGGACAGAGCTCTTGATGCATGAAGATTTCGAGGATCTTCAGCAACAGAATCGAAAAATACTCATGCCCATGATAAAAAATCTTCAAAAT CTTAAGGATTCGCCGGAGCAACATCTACATGATGTCAACAAGCATTTTTTGGAACAAAATCTTCTGGATTTTGTGCGCGAGAATCGCAAGGATTTTAAACATGAGTTTGCTCTACCCGAGGACTATGTGGAAGAGAACTTTGGCtag